One region of Pseudomonadota bacterium genomic DNA includes:
- a CDS encoding cysteine--tRNA ligase: MSLSFFNTLTRAVEPFKPLHEGQVRLYTCGPTVYSFAHIGNFRTYAFEDILRRWLEYRGYRVEHVMNITDVEDKIIRAHRETGKSIREITDPYIEAFFEDRDALNILPAHHYPKATEYVPQMVDIVQQLLDKQMAYRSDDGSIYFDISRFPAYGKLSHMQLDQLRSGARITHDEYDKETAADFALWKAYDDSDGQIFWETALGKGRPGWHLECSAMSMSLLGEHFDMHTGGEDNMFPHHENEIAQSEGMTGRPFVDWWLHSRHLLVDHAKMSKSKGNFYTVRELLNEHGVKPYALRYMYINCHYRKLLDFTLEGVEAAQKTVDGLVDFLRRIRDARGESAAATDTVAEAIGQARAAFESAMDDDLNTAEALGAVHLLVGKCNRWMADGAINADSAGLVLTFFHDIDRVLALGFADRLADDGLSPALQALLDARQEARATKAWKRSDELRAELLAAGIAVEDTPQGQRWKRV; this comes from the coding sequence ATGTCCCTCTCCTTCTTCAACACACTCACCCGCGCCGTTGAGCCGTTCAAGCCTCTTCACGAAGGCCAGGTGCGCCTGTACACCTGTGGGCCCACCGTCTACTCGTTTGCCCACATCGGCAACTTCCGAACCTACGCGTTCGAAGACATCCTGCGCCGCTGGCTGGAGTACCGCGGCTATCGTGTCGAGCACGTCATGAACATCACCGACGTCGAAGACAAGATCATCCGGGCCCATCGCGAGACCGGCAAGAGCATCCGCGAGATCACAGACCCGTACATCGAGGCCTTCTTCGAAGACCGCGACGCGCTGAACATCCTGCCTGCCCATCACTATCCGAAAGCCACGGAGTATGTGCCCCAGATGGTCGACATCGTGCAGCAGCTGCTCGACAAGCAGATGGCCTATCGCAGCGATGACGGCTCCATCTACTTCGACATCAGCCGCTTCCCCGCGTACGGCAAGCTCTCGCACATGCAGCTCGACCAGCTCAGGAGCGGCGCCCGCATCACCCACGACGAGTACGACAAGGAGACGGCGGCCGACTTCGCGCTGTGGAAGGCCTACGACGACAGCGACGGCCAGATCTTCTGGGAGACAGCCCTGGGCAAGGGCCGCCCGGGATGGCACCTCGAGTGCTCGGCCATGAGCATGTCCCTGCTCGGCGAGCACTTCGACATGCACACCGGCGGCGAAGACAACATGTTCCCCCATCATGAGAACGAGATCGCCCAGTCCGAGGGCATGACCGGTCGACCGTTCGTCGACTGGTGGCTGCACTCGCGCCACCTTCTGGTCGACCATGCGAAGATGTCGAAGTCGAAGGGCAACTTCTACACCGTGCGCGAGCTGCTGAACGAGCACGGCGTGAAGCCCTACGCCCTGCGCTACATGTACATCAACTGCCACTACCGCAAGCTCCTCGACTTCACCCTGGAAGGGGTGGAGGCGGCGCAGAAGACCGTCGATGGCCTGGTCGACTTCCTCCGACGCATCCGAGACGCGCGAGGCGAAAGCGCGGCGGCGACCGACACGGTCGCGGAAGCCATCGGTCAGGCGCGCGCAGCCTTCGAGTCTGCCATGGATGACGACCTGAACACAGCGGAAGCGCTGGGTGCGGTCCACCTGCTAGTGGGGAAGTGCAACCGCTGGATGGCCGACGGAGCGATCAATGCCGACAGCGCCGGCCTCGTGCTCACGTTCTTCCACGACATCGATCGGGTGCTGGCGCTGGGCTTCGCCGACCGGCTGGCGGATGACGGCCTGTCCCCAGCTCTGCAGGCATTGCTCGATGCCCGTCAAGAAGCGCGCGCAACCAAGGCCTGGAAGCGATCCGACGAGCTGCGCGCCGAGCTGCTGGCGGCGGGCATCGCGGTGGAAGACACGCCGCAAGGCCAGCGCTGGAAGCGGGTATAG
- the rlmB gene encoding 23S rRNA (guanosine(2251)-2'-O)-methyltransferase RlmB encodes MRESQLYGRHPVLEALRGGQDIDKVFLLEGAQETEAVREIRRRLRERRIPFSTVSKAVLDRLAGTAQHQGVVASVPTRDYADWDDVLALAARRKVDPRVLVLDEVQDPRNLGSMIRSADAAGFHGVAVTQRRAAGLTGVVSKTSAGADAHVPVVKIGNVAQFLEKQAEAGFSIVGADASGTVDYRDARYEGPVIVVVGGEHKGLGRLVSQKCHQVVRIPMRGEVDSLNVSVAAALLMYESTRAWRA; translated from the coding sequence ATGCGAGAGAGCCAGCTCTATGGTCGGCATCCGGTACTCGAGGCCCTGCGCGGAGGCCAGGACATCGACAAGGTGTTCCTGCTCGAGGGCGCCCAGGAGACAGAGGCGGTGCGTGAGATCCGCCGCCGCCTGCGAGAGCGGAGAATCCCGTTCTCCACCGTCTCGAAGGCCGTGCTCGACAGGCTCGCGGGAACCGCTCAGCACCAGGGTGTGGTGGCGTCCGTACCCACGCGCGACTACGCAGACTGGGACGACGTTCTCGCGCTGGCGGCCCGCCGCAAGGTCGACCCCCGCGTGCTCGTCCTCGATGAGGTTCAGGATCCGCGCAACCTCGGATCGATGATCCGCAGCGCCGACGCCGCCGGCTTTCACGGGGTGGCGGTGACCCAACGTCGGGCCGCCGGACTCACGGGCGTGGTGTCAAAGACCTCGGCTGGCGCCGACGCCCATGTGCCCGTGGTGAAGATCGGCAACGTCGCGCAGTTCCTCGAGAAGCAGGCCGAGGCCGGCTTCAGCATCGTGGGGGCCGACGCCAGTGGCACCGTCGACTACCGCGACGCTCGCTACGAGGGCCCCGTGATCGTGGTGGTGGGGGGCGAGCACAAGGGCCTGGGACGCCTGGTCTCCCAGAAGTGCCACCAGGTCGTGCGCATCCCCATGCGCGGAGAGGTCGACTCCCTCAACGTCTCGGTGGCGGCCGCCCTGCTCATGTACGAGAGCACAAGGGCCTGGCGGGCGTGA
- the sigH gene encoding RNA polymerase sporulation sigma factor SigH, which produces MERFWEQNLSNGGRTLLKLQNSYMANLTQEPDEEVVKLSKGGDEFATEYLINKYKNFVRVKAKSYFLVGADREDIIQEGMIGLYKAIRDFRADKLSSFRAFAELCITRQIITAIKTATRQKHIPLNSYISLNKPIYDEDSDRTMLDILSGTKITDPEEVFISHELSDDLREKIQENLSELESQVLLSYLEGKSYQEMAKELNRHVKSIDNALQRVKRKIEKTLGEKHY; this is translated from the coding sequence ATGGAAAGGTTTTGGGAACAGAATCTGTCCAACGGAGGGCGTACGTTGTTGAAACTCCAAAACTCCTATATGGCCAATCTCACCCAGGAGCCCGATGAGGAGGTTGTGAAGCTCTCGAAGGGCGGCGACGAGTTCGCAACCGAGTACCTCATCAACAAGTACAAGAACTTCGTCCGGGTGAAGGCCAAGTCGTACTTCCTGGTGGGGGCAGACCGGGAAGACATCATCCAGGAGGGCATGATCGGCCTGTACAAGGCGATCCGTGACTTCCGCGCCGACAAGCTCTCCTCTTTCCGCGCCTTCGCAGAGCTCTGCATCACCCGCCAGATCATCACCGCGATCAAGACCGCGACCCGTCAGAAGCACATTCCGCTCAACTCGTACATCTCCCTCAACAAGCCCATCTACGACGAAGACTCCGACCGCACCATGCTCGACATCCTGTCGGGCACCAAGATCACCGACCCCGAAGAGGTGTTCATCAGCCACGAGCTGTCCGACGACCTTCGCGAGAAGATCCAGGAAAACCTCAGCGAGCTCGAGTCCCAGGTGCTGCTCAGCTATCTCGAGGGCAAGTCATACCAGGAGATGGCCAAGGAGCTCAACCGCCACGTGAAGTCCATCGACAACGCGTTGCAGCGCGTGAAGCGCAAGATCGAGAAGACCCTGGGCGAGAAGCACTACTGA
- a CDS encoding septum formation initiator family protein, with protein sequence MGYAATHSTASDVRPPRRERVLEGLRTVGINLLFVVGVLVVGYSLLVTYDLKQQETALKRQEVEAARAQLDRDVEVNDRLKSQIRFLRTDAGVEKVARDALGLVRPNEQTYVVVNAPSSKAARLSPPAPVAEAPAAGPGLLTRLWSSVVEVWNGGD encoded by the coding sequence ATGGGGTACGCAGCAACGCACTCGACCGCCAGTGATGTTCGACCTCCACGGCGCGAGCGGGTTCTCGAAGGGCTTCGAACGGTGGGCATCAACCTGCTCTTCGTCGTAGGCGTCCTCGTAGTGGGATACAGCCTCCTTGTCACCTACGACCTGAAGCAGCAGGAGACCGCTCTCAAGCGCCAGGAGGTTGAGGCTGCGCGCGCCCAGCTCGATCGTGACGTCGAGGTCAACGATCGGCTGAAGAGCCAGATCCGCTTCCTGCGCACCGACGCCGGGGTCGAGAAGGTCGCCCGCGACGCGCTGGGGCTGGTTCGCCCGAATGAGCAAACGTATGTGGTGGTCAACGCCCCTTCGAGCAAGGCTGCCAGGCTGAGTCCCCCCGCTCCCGTGGCGGAGGCCCCCGCGGCCGGTCCGGGGCTGCTCACACGTCTGTGGTCTTCGGTCGTCGAGGTGTGGAACGGCGGCGACTGA
- a CDS encoding acetyl-CoA carboxylase carboxyltransferase subunit alpha translates to MKRVLEVETPLLELEEKIKELKNVNQTGKVDLSREIEALERKAAQLKKSIYENLSPWEKVLLARHPERPTSLDYVQAMFTDFFELHGDRLYADDAAIIGGFAYLEGRAVMVIGHQKGKETKENLARNFGMPNPEGFRKASRLMKLAETFNVPIITFIDTPGAYPGIEAEERGQYEAIASNIALMTSLSVPILVTVIGEGGSGGALAIGVGDRVFMLEHSVYSVISPEGCASILWRDASRAQDAAVSLRLTAQDLLRRGIVDVVVQEPLGGVHRAPEQLFRKLSNILIESLDEIAALPAEELLQRRYAKYRSMGEFQRESDEKLTAAGLGGAR, encoded by the coding sequence ATGAAACGTGTCCTTGAGGTGGAGACTCCTCTGCTCGAGCTCGAGGAGAAGATCAAAGAGTTGAAGAACGTCAATCAGACCGGCAAGGTCGATCTGTCGCGCGAGATCGAGGCGCTCGAGCGCAAGGCTGCGCAGCTGAAGAAGAGCATCTACGAGAATCTCTCCCCGTGGGAGAAGGTTCTGCTGGCGCGCCATCCGGAGCGCCCCACGTCTCTCGACTACGTGCAGGCCATGTTCACCGATTTCTTCGAGCTGCACGGCGATCGGCTGTATGCCGACGACGCGGCCATCATCGGCGGTTTTGCCTACCTCGAAGGGCGTGCGGTGATGGTCATCGGGCACCAGAAGGGCAAGGAGACCAAGGAGAACCTCGCGCGAAACTTCGGCATGCCGAACCCGGAGGGGTTCCGCAAGGCGAGTCGCCTGATGAAGCTCGCAGAGACCTTCAACGTGCCCATCATCACCTTCATCGATACGCCCGGCGCCTATCCGGGCATCGAAGCCGAGGAGCGCGGCCAGTACGAGGCCATCGCCTCGAACATCGCACTGATGACCTCTCTCTCGGTGCCGATCCTGGTCACCGTGATCGGGGAAGGGGGAAGCGGCGGCGCACTGGCGATCGGTGTCGGCGATCGCGTCTTCATGCTCGAGCACTCTGTGTACTCGGTCATCTCGCCGGAGGGCTGCGCGTCGATCTTGTGGCGTGATGCCTCTCGCGCCCAGGATGCCGCGGTCTCGCTTCGCCTCACCGCCCAGGATCTGCTGCGTCGCGGCATTGTCGACGTGGTGGTGCAGGAGCCGCTCGGGGGGGTGCATCGCGCGCCAGAGCAGCTCTTCCGGAAGCTCTCGAACATTCTCATCGAATCGCTCGATGAGATCGCAGCCCTCCCAGCGGAAGAGCTGCTGCAGCGTCGCTACGCGAAGTACCGCTCCATGGGAGAGTTCCAGCGCGAGAGCGATGAGAAGCTCACGGCGGCCGGACTGGGCGGGGCGCGATAG
- a CDS encoding acetyl-CoA carboxylase carboxyltransferase subunit beta — protein MSGFFERLRAQRPKTNRKTVESPARDIPDNLWVKCSRCGTAVYRKTFEEQLKVCDKCGHHHKLGAWERIESLVDAETFVEWGSDVAPADPLQFGPEYVQKLADDRKKTRLSDAALTGRGCVSGFSAAIGVMDFGFRGGSMGSVVGEKLTLLMERGLEERLPVIVVTSSGGARMQEGIYSLMQMAKTSAARVRLTQARLPYIVVLSDPTTGGVAASFAALGDVILAEPNAIIGFAGARVIEQTIRQKLPEGFQTAEFFLEHGFIDRVVPRKDLKSSIARLIGFLTRNSTVASATK, from the coding sequence ATGTCAGGTTTCTTCGAGAGACTCAGGGCCCAGCGCCCAAAGACAAACCGCAAGACCGTTGAGAGTCCGGCCCGCGACATCCCCGATAACCTGTGGGTGAAGTGCAGCCGGTGCGGAACCGCGGTCTACCGCAAGACCTTCGAGGAGCAGCTCAAGGTCTGCGACAAGTGCGGCCACCATCACAAGCTGGGCGCGTGGGAGCGCATCGAGAGCCTCGTCGACGCCGAGACGTTTGTCGAGTGGGGCAGCGACGTGGCACCTGCCGATCCCCTTCAGTTCGGGCCGGAGTACGTCCAGAAGCTCGCCGATGACCGGAAGAAGACACGCCTCTCCGACGCTGCGCTCACGGGTCGGGGGTGTGTCAGTGGCTTCTCCGCCGCCATCGGTGTGATGGATTTCGGCTTCCGCGGCGGTTCGATGGGTTCGGTGGTGGGCGAGAAGCTCACCCTGCTCATGGAACGGGGCCTCGAAGAGCGCCTTCCCGTCATCGTGGTGACGTCGTCGGGTGGAGCGCGCATGCAGGAGGGCATCTACTCCCTCATGCAGATGGCGAAGACGAGCGCCGCACGCGTGCGTCTTACCCAGGCCCGTCTGCCGTACATCGTCGTGCTCAGCGATCCCACCACGGGCGGCGTTGCGGCGAGCTTTGCGGCGCTGGGAGACGTGATCCTCGCCGAGCCCAACGCCATCATCGGCTTTGCGGGGGCGCGCGTCATCGAACAGACCATCCGGCAGAAGCTGCCGGAGGGCTTCCAGACCGCTGAGTTCTTTCTCGAGCACGGCTTCATCGATCGCGTCGTGCCACGAAAAGATCTGAAATCTTCCATAGCCCGTCTGATCGGGTTTCTCACGCGGAACAGCACGGTGGCGAGTGCCACGAAATAG
- the mtaB gene encoding tRNA (N(6)-L-threonylcarbamoyladenosine(37)-C(2))-methylthiotransferase MtaB, with translation MTADAPSFHIETLGCRVNQYDEEMLRREFFMRGFREVGLDDAADVYVINTCTVTRVADKKSRQMIRRALRANPEARVIATGCAVGNPDARTARVSPRVVEVSNKHKERLLDLVRAELPAHHERDERNLRDAVQGRARALLKVQDGCNQMCTFCIVPFVRGRARSKPPQEVLAEARQLVGAGYREIVVTGVHVGWYGRDIEGWDLGRLMALLSRESGAVRVRLSSIEPADFPLEMLDTMVDEGIICPHLHLALQHASDDVLARMRRGYTLAHYDAIVEAFLTRFPEGALTADVLVGFPGETEDDFERLCAYLTSRPFAHLHVFPYSVRPGTAAARMGGHLDERVLQARIDRVLAIARELEEAFRARFLGRTVKVLVEEHAVGRCRGTTDNYLTVEFEGDASLVGSIAAVEVDTLTPSGLAGVRPSVASR, from the coding sequence ATGACAGCCGACGCACCGTCCTTTCACATCGAGACCCTTGGATGCAGGGTGAACCAGTACGACGAGGAGATGCTTCGTCGCGAGTTCTTCATGCGGGGCTTTCGCGAGGTGGGTCTCGATGATGCCGCCGACGTCTACGTCATCAACACCTGCACGGTGACGCGTGTTGCTGACAAGAAGTCTCGACAGATGATACGCCGCGCGCTGCGGGCCAACCCAGAGGCGCGCGTGATTGCCACGGGCTGCGCTGTGGGCAATCCCGACGCGCGCACAGCCCGCGTCTCCCCGCGGGTCGTGGAGGTGTCGAACAAGCACAAGGAGCGCCTTCTCGATCTGGTGCGCGCCGAGCTTCCCGCCCATCACGAGCGCGATGAGCGGAACCTTCGTGACGCGGTCCAGGGGAGGGCGCGCGCGCTCCTGAAGGTGCAGGATGGGTGCAATCAGATGTGCACCTTCTGCATCGTTCCCTTCGTGCGGGGGCGCGCTCGCAGCAAGCCGCCGCAGGAGGTTCTCGCAGAGGCCCGCCAGCTGGTGGGCGCCGGCTACCGTGAGATCGTGGTGACCGGCGTGCATGTGGGCTGGTACGGCCGTGACATCGAGGGGTGGGACCTGGGGCGTCTCATGGCGCTTCTCTCGAGAGAGTCTGGCGCCGTGCGCGTTCGCCTGTCATCGATCGAGCCCGCGGACTTCCCGCTCGAGATGCTCGACACCATGGTCGACGAGGGCATCATCTGTCCCCACCTGCACCTGGCGCTGCAGCACGCCAGCGACGACGTGCTCGCGCGCATGCGCAGGGGCTACACCCTCGCCCACTATGACGCCATCGTGGAGGCCTTCCTGACCCGTTTCCCGGAAGGGGCGCTCACGGCCGACGTTCTCGTGGGCTTTCCCGGGGAGACCGAAGACGATTTCGAGCGGCTCTGCGCCTATCTCACCTCGAGACCCTTCGCACACCTGCACGTGTTTCCGTACTCTGTTCGACCGGGCACGGCGGCGGCCCGCATGGGCGGTCACCTCGATGAGCGCGTGCTGCAGGCGCGCATCGATCGCGTCCTGGCGATCGCGCGAGAGCTCGAGGAAGCGTTTCGAGCGCGTTTCCTGGGGCGCACCGTCAAGGTTCTCGTCGAGGAGCACGCGGTCGGGCGTTGCCGTGGCACCACCGACAACTACCTGACGGTGGAGTTCGAGGGCGATGCCTCTCTCGTGGGAAGCATCGCTGCGGTAGAGGTCGACACGCTCACCCCGAGCGGTCTGGCAGGGGTCAGGCCGTCGGTAGCGTCGAGATGA